A section of the Xiphias gladius isolate SHS-SW01 ecotype Sanya breed wild chromosome 10, ASM1685928v1, whole genome shotgun sequence genome encodes:
- the srrm1 gene encoding serine/arginine repetitive matrix protein 1 has product MDAGFFRGTSAEQDNRFSNKHKKLLKQLKFAECLDKKVDMTKVNLEVIKPWITQRVTEILGFEDDVVIEFIFNQLEEKHPDSKMMQINLTGFLNGKNAREFMKDLWPLLLSAQENIAGIPSAFLEQKKEEIKQRQIEQEKLASLKKVDEDKKDKDTRERAQSKSPRRRKTRSPSPRRRSPVKRERKRSPSRSPRRKPSPVGGSSPPPPLMQLPTKPLEQLAEPDTSGRAMLEPVVQEASSTCDTVVEVVKADSVMEVKEPSPEKTHKKEERPRSREREKDNRRERPHHRSRSHSRSRRRRSRSRSYSPRRRQSPRRRMSPRRRSPPRRGPTSSRHRHRRSPLRRRRSRSASSSGSSSSGSCSPKKAMKRISSTPPRKQAHHPDNSISPAGKDRRSPSPRARRGRGSASPPRSSGLKRKSGGRGDSTSDNAKPRHSEVSDSEEDKNEKGATADSVQQRRQYRRQNRQSSSDTGSSSSEDEGPKRPTAGPGARNGEVRRRRSRTPSPRRRHRDASPRKRRSPSPGRRRRSTSPPRRRRSPSPPRRRSPSPPLRRRSPSPRRYSPPIQRRYSPSPLPPQKRKMSSSPAKRSSPGAKRRPSRSPRRRSSPAPRRRTPPSSSPPPRHRRSPMLPSGWQSRDTRSPAGAASRLSPSPVNRSRTLRSPPSSQGRFETSSTSPSNQRRQQSPSHSGKPIRRVSRTPEPRSNQRPSLSPQPMRRASSRSRSVSPQPAAQKRPAPASASPSPPRSASGSPPPAKKASSGSISQSPSKNSDVEGSGKKKKKKKEKKHKKEKKHKKHKKHKKEKSGATGSGDGQENQGVEEDGDSRKESDSEVEDSLDDLEKHLREKALRSMRKAQMSPSQMS; this is encoded by the exons ATGGACGCGGGATTCTTCCGC GGCACAAGTGCGGAGCAAGATAACCGTTTCAGCAACAAGCACAAGAAACTGCTGAAGCAGCTGAAATTTGCAGAATGTCTGGACAAGAAG GTGGACATGACCAAAGTGAACCTGGAAGTCATCAAACCTTGGATTACTCAACGAGTGACAGAGATTCTGGGGTTCGAGGATGACGTCGTCATAGAGTTCATATTTAACCAGCTTGAAGAAAAG CACCCGGATAGCAAGATGATGCAGATCAACCTGACAGGCTTCCTGAATGGGAAGAATGCGCGGGAGTTCATGAAGGACCTGTGGCCCCTGTTGTTGAGTGCCCAGGAGAACATTGCTGGCATCCCCTCTGCTTTTCTggaacagaagaaagaagaaatcaaacaGAGACAG ATTGAACAGGAGAAGCTAGCTTCTCTTAAGAAGGTGGATGAGGATAAGAAGGACAAGGACACCAGAGAGAGGGCTCAATCAAAAAGCCCAAggag GCGGAAGACAAGGTCGCCATCACCACGGCGAAGGTCGCCAGTGAAGCGTGAAAGGAAACGAAGCCCGTCGCGCTCCCCAAGGCGCAAACCCAGCCCAGTTGGTGGCAGTTCACCCCCTCCACCCCTGATGCAGCTGCCCACGAAACCTTTGGAGCAGCTTGCAGAGCCAGATACATCAGGAAGAGCCATGCTAGAACCAGTGGTCCAAGAAGCTTCTTCCACCTG TGACACAGTTGTGGAGGTAGTGAAAGCAGACTCCGTGATGGAAGTCAAAGAACCCTCCCCAGAGAAAACTCATAAGAAGGAGGAACGACCCAGGTCtcgagagagggagaaggacaaCAGGAGGGAAAGGCCTCACCACCGCTCCCGTTCTCATTCCCGTTCTCGCAGGCGACGCTCCCGTTCTAG ATCTTACTCCCCTCGTAGAAGGCAGAGTCCCAGGAGGAGAATGTCTCCTCGTCGAAGGAGTCCCCCTCGACGTGGTCCCACGAGCTCCAGGCACAGACACAGGCGCTCCCCGCTCCGCAG GAGGCGCTCTCGCTCTGCTTCATCCTCTGGCAGCAGCTCCTCAGGCTCTTGCTCCCCtaaaaaagcaatgaaaagaaTATCTAGCACACCACCTCGAAAACAGGCCCATCATCCAGACAACTCCATTAGTCCCGCAGGGAAGGACAGGCGGTCACCGTCTCCCAGGGCTAGAAGAGGCCGGGGCTCAGCTTCCCCACCCAGATCATCTG GTTTAAAGCGAAAatcaggaggaagaggggatTCTACGTCTGATAATGCCAAGCCCAGACATTCTGAAGTGTCTGACTCAG aggaggataaaaatgagaaagggGCAACAGCAGATTCGGTGCAGCAGCGACGTCAGTATCGCAGGCAGAATCGACAGTCGTCTTCAG acacagggTCTTCTTCCTCAGAAGATGAGGGGCCAAAGAGGCCAACAGCAGGGCCAGGTGCCAGAAATGGTGAAGTCAGGAGGAGACGAAGCCGTACGCCTTCCCCACGGAGGCGACACAGGGATGCCTCTCCCAG GAAAAGACGTTCTCCATCCCCCGGACGCAGACGTCGCTCCACTTCTCCCCCACGACGTCGCAGATCTCCCTCTCCTCCTAGACGCAG GTCTCCTTCCCCACCTCTCCGTCGACGATCTCCATCCCCCAGACGGTATTCTCCCCCGATCCAGCGTCGCTACAGCCCCTCACCTTTGCCTcctcagaaaaggaaaatgtctAGCTCTCCCGCAAAACGCTCTTCTCCAGGGGCCAAGCGACGTCCTTCCAGGTCCCCCAGGCGCAGAAGTTCTCCTGCTCCAAGGAGACGCACACCTCCATCCTCCTCACCACCACCCAGGCACAGGAGGAGCCCCATGTTGCCTTCTGGCTGGCAAAGCAGGGACACACGATCCCCAGCTGGAGCAGCCAGCCGCCTGTCCCCATCCCCTGTAAACCGCAGTCGCACTCTTAGGAGTCCCCCAAGTTCCCAGGGACGTTTTGAAACCTCCAGCACATCTCCATCTAACCAGCGGAGACAACAGTCCCCGTCACACAGTGGCAAACCCATCCGAAGAGTGTCCCGTACCCCAGAGCCACGCAGCAACCAGAG ACCCTCTCTGAGCCCCCAGCCTATGAGGAGAGCATCTTCCAGATCAAGATCTGTATCCCCTCAACCAGCAGCTCAGAAACGCCCAGCCCCTGCATCTGCCTCCCCCTCACCGCCTCGCTCTGCCAGTGGGTCCCCACCACCAGCCAAAAAGGCCAGCAGTGGTTCCATCAGTCAGTCCCCAAGCAAg AACTCTGATGTTGAAGGCAGTggtaagaaaaagaagaaaaagaaggaaaagaaacataagaaagagaagaaacatAAGAAGCACAAGAAGCATAAGAAGGAGAAGAGTGGTGCTACTGGAAGTGGAGATGGACAAGAAAACCAGGGtgtggaggaggatggagatTCAAGAAAG GAATCAGACAGTGAAGTAGAGGACAGCTTGGACGACCTAGAGAAGCACCTAAGAGAGAAGGCTCTGCGCTCCATGAGGAAGGCCCAGATGTCTCCATCACAGATGTCCTGA
- the tdh2 gene encoding LOW QUALITY PROTEIN: L-threonine dehydrogenase 2 (The sequence of the model RefSeq protein was modified relative to this genomic sequence to represent the inferred CDS: deleted 1 base in 1 codon; substituted 1 base at 1 genomic stop codon), producing MQLGVWVCVPTAAVLGLFCRGCLSSAWRFPGCGFSSLPRQMSRWSSRETCSPPPQENLCVLITGGLGQLGVGLAQILRKQYGTENVILSDIKKPPPLVFSSGPFVYADVLDYKHLRELIVNNRITWLVHYSALLSAVGEANVALARKINITGLHNVLDLALENCLRLFVPSTIGAFGPSSPRDPAPDLCVQRPQTIXGVSKVHGELMGEYLHHKYGLDFRCLRYPGVISVNTPPGGGTTDYAVQIFHDALSTGHHECYLRPDTRLPMMHISDCQRATAEFMQAPECQLSLRTYNIAAMSFTPEEVVQEIRKHLPHLKVTYNPDSVRQTIADSWPVRFDDTNARRDWGWSPAFGLEELVSDMLRSIRNKRTNEGLSVR from the exons ATGCAACTGggtgtgtgggtctgtgtgccCACTGCGGCTGTGCTGGGCCTGTTTTGCCGAGGATGCCTCAGCAGTGCGTGGCGTTTTCCCGGTTGCGGCTTCAGTTCTTTGCCCAGACAGATGAGCAGGTGGAGTAGCCGGGAGACCTGCAGCCCCCCGCCTCAGGAAAACCTTTGTGTCCTCATCACAG GTGGCCTTGGGCAGTTAGGTGTGGGGCTTGCACAAATACTGAG AAAACAGTATGGAACAGAGAATGTAATCCTGTCAGACATCAAGAAGCCTCCACCTCTTGTCTTCAGCAGTG GTCCATTTGTATACGCTGATGTTTTGGACTACAAACACCTCAGAGAACTTATTGTAAATAATCGTATCACCTGGCTGGTCCACTACAGCGCTCTGCTCAGTGCTGTTGGAGAGGCTAATGTGGCTTTGGCACGCAAGATTAACATCACAG GCCTTCATAATGTTCTGGACTTGGCCCTGGAGAACTGCCTGCGCCTCTTTGTCCCCAGCACCATTGGAGCATTTGGGCCCTCTTCTCCACGTGACCCGGCCCCTGATCTCTGTGTCCAAAGACCCCAAACCATCTAGGGCGTGTCCAAAGTGCACGGAGAACTGATGGGGGAG TATCTCCATCATAAATATGGCCTAGACTTCCGCTGCCTACGTTACCCAGGTGTGATATCGGTCAACACACCTCCTGGAGGAGGAACAACAG ACTATGCAGTTCAAATCTTCCACGATGCTCTCAGCACAGGTCACCACGAGTGCTACTTGCGACCTGACACCCGTCTTCCCATGATGCATATCTCTGACTGCCAACGTGCCACAGCTGAGTTCATGCAGGCCCCGGAGTGCCAGCTGTCCCTGCGTACC TACAACATCGCTGCCATGAGCTTCACTCCAGAGGAGGTCGTCCAAGAAATCCGCAAGCATCTGCCTCACCTCAAGGTCACCTACAATCCTGATTCTGTCCGCCAGACCATTG CAGACAGCTGGCCAGTGAGGTTTGATGACACCAATGCCAGGAGAGATTGGGGTTGGTCACCAGCCTTCGGGCTTGAAGAGCTTGTGTCTGACATGTTGCGCTCTATTCGAAACAAGAGGACCAATGAGGGTTTGTCAGTCCGCTAG
- the zgc:154055 gene encoding myotubularin-related protein 9 isoform X1, producing the protein MEFSEHIKTANVEDVVLRQPLHPPSRGTLCITGHHLLFSDREEGGPRQVLLLLRNIDAVEKSVENLSGYSSLFSNAGRSERISGSSGTITIKCKDLRVLQLDIPGMEQCLNIAHSIETLSCLDCVSELYPFFYRPSDLSLQDQWGLSFPEKHYSQMKELHDRWRLSSVNRGYSVCPTYPPAVIVPKEINDDMLVKVAKFRQGGRFPVLCYYHRKNGMVIMRSSQPLTGANRKRCREDELLLQAVIDGSDKGYIIDTRSSQQAQQARITGGGFESKSCYNCWKRLHRQMERAKALQESLIKLVEACGEESHNMDRWLSKLENSKWLSHVQTALSTAGLLAECVERDGHSVLVHGSEGTDSTLLISTLAQVIMDPCCRTVEGFLALLEREWVQAGHPFQQRCAHSAYSHARLQQESPLFLLLLDCVWQLWRQFPLALGFSEALLLRLATEAYASDYGTFLCNSDQERCSLGVKEKTHCLFQALLRPKEREYYSNPLYERTELAIWPSVHPQSLQLWRGFFLRWTPQARHLEEAQEEIRNMVIEWGKLALVT; encoded by the exons ATGGAGTTCTCTGAGCACATCAAGACCGCCAATGTGGAGGACGTCGTGCTCCGGCAGCCGCTGCACCCGCCGAGCAGGGGCACCCTGTGCATCACCGGCCACCACCTGCTCTTCTCGGACAGGGAGGAGGGCGGCCCCCGGCAGGTTTTGCTGCTCCTCAGGAACATCGATGCCGTTGAGAAGAG CGTGGAAAACCTTTCGGGCTACTCCAGCCTCTTCTCTAATGCAGGCCGCAGCGAAAG gatATCTGGATCCTCAGGGACGATTACCATCAAGTGTAAAGATCTGCGTGTGCTCCAGCTTGACATCCCAGGCATGGAGCAGTGTCTCAACATTGCACACTCTATCGAG ACCCTGTCCTGTCTGGACTGTGTGTCGGAGCTGTATCCTTTCTTTTACAGACCTTCTGATCTCAGCCTGCAGGACCAGTGGGGTCTCTCATTCCCTGAAAAGCACTACAGTCAAATGAAGGAGCTT catGATAGGTGGAGATTGAGCAGCGTGAATAGAGGATACTCAGTGTGTCCCACCTACCCTCCAGCTGTCATTGTCCCTAAGGAAATAAATGATGACATGCTGGTAAAAGTGGCCAAATTCAGACAGGGAGGACGCTTCCCCGTGCTCTGCTACTACCACAGGAAGAATGGCATG GTAATCATGCGCAGCAGTCAGCCACTGACAGGAGCCAATAGGAAGCGCTGCAGGGAAGATGAGCTCCTCCTCCAGGCTGTGATTGATGGCTCAGACAAAGGTTACATCATTGACACCCGCTCCAGTCAGCAGGCTCAGCAGGCCCGGATAACAGGTGGTGGGTTCGAGTCCAAATCTTGCTACAACTGCTGGAAGAGGCTgcacagacagatggaaag GGCTAAAGCACTACAGGAGAGTCTAATTAAGCTGGTGGAGGCCTGTGGTGAAGAGTCTCATAACATGGACCGTTGGCTCAGTAAGCTTGAGAATTCAAAGTGGCTGTCTCACGTCCAAACCGCTCTGTCAACTGCTGGCCTGCTGGCAGAGTGTGTGGAGAG GGACGGTCATTCAGTTCTGGTTCATGGTTCTGAAGGGACAGATTCCACTTTGCTCATCAGCACTCTGGCTCAGGTCATCATGGACCCATGCTGCCGCACAGTGGAGGGCTTCCTGGCTCTGCTGGAGAGGGAATGggtacag GCAGGACACCCATTCCAGCAGCGATGTGCCCACTCAGCCTACTCCCACGCACGCCTCCAGCAGGAGTCTCCgctcttcctgctgctgctggactgtGTGTGGCAGCTGTGGCGTCAGTTCCCTCTGGCACTGGGCTTCTCTGAGGCACTGCTCCTGAGGCTGGCGACTGAGGCCTACGCCTCTGACTACGGCACCTTCCTTTGTAACAGCGATCAGGAGAG GTGTTCTCTAGGAGTGAAGGAGAAGACTCACTGTTTGTTCCAGGCCCTGCTGAGGCCCAAGGAGAGAGAGTATTACTCCAACCCCCTGTATGAGCGCACTGAACTTGCAATCTGGCCCTCAGTCCACCCTCAGTCCCTGCAGCTCTGGAGAG GCTTTTTTTTGAGGTGGACCCCTCAGGCTCGTCACCTGGAGGAGGCTCAGGAGGAAATAAGAAACATGGTCATCGAGTGGGGGAAGCTGGCACTCGTCACATAA
- the zgc:154055 gene encoding myotubularin-related protein 9 isoform X2 translates to MEFSEHIKTANVEDVVLRQPLHPPSRGTLCITGHHLLFSDREEGGPRQVLLLLRNIDAVEKRISGSSGTITIKCKDLRVLQLDIPGMEQCLNIAHSIETLSCLDCVSELYPFFYRPSDLSLQDQWGLSFPEKHYSQMKELHDRWRLSSVNRGYSVCPTYPPAVIVPKEINDDMLVKVAKFRQGGRFPVLCYYHRKNGMVIMRSSQPLTGANRKRCREDELLLQAVIDGSDKGYIIDTRSSQQAQQARITGGGFESKSCYNCWKRLHRQMERAKALQESLIKLVEACGEESHNMDRWLSKLENSKWLSHVQTALSTAGLLAECVERDGHSVLVHGSEGTDSTLLISTLAQVIMDPCCRTVEGFLALLEREWVQAGHPFQQRCAHSAYSHARLQQESPLFLLLLDCVWQLWRQFPLALGFSEALLLRLATEAYASDYGTFLCNSDQERCSLGVKEKTHCLFQALLRPKEREYYSNPLYERTELAIWPSVHPQSLQLWRGFFLRWTPQARHLEEAQEEIRNMVIEWGKLALVT, encoded by the exons ATGGAGTTCTCTGAGCACATCAAGACCGCCAATGTGGAGGACGTCGTGCTCCGGCAGCCGCTGCACCCGCCGAGCAGGGGCACCCTGTGCATCACCGGCCACCACCTGCTCTTCTCGGACAGGGAGGAGGGCGGCCCCCGGCAGGTTTTGCTGCTCCTCAGGAACATCGATGCCGTTGAGAAGAG gatATCTGGATCCTCAGGGACGATTACCATCAAGTGTAAAGATCTGCGTGTGCTCCAGCTTGACATCCCAGGCATGGAGCAGTGTCTCAACATTGCACACTCTATCGAG ACCCTGTCCTGTCTGGACTGTGTGTCGGAGCTGTATCCTTTCTTTTACAGACCTTCTGATCTCAGCCTGCAGGACCAGTGGGGTCTCTCATTCCCTGAAAAGCACTACAGTCAAATGAAGGAGCTT catGATAGGTGGAGATTGAGCAGCGTGAATAGAGGATACTCAGTGTGTCCCACCTACCCTCCAGCTGTCATTGTCCCTAAGGAAATAAATGATGACATGCTGGTAAAAGTGGCCAAATTCAGACAGGGAGGACGCTTCCCCGTGCTCTGCTACTACCACAGGAAGAATGGCATG GTAATCATGCGCAGCAGTCAGCCACTGACAGGAGCCAATAGGAAGCGCTGCAGGGAAGATGAGCTCCTCCTCCAGGCTGTGATTGATGGCTCAGACAAAGGTTACATCATTGACACCCGCTCCAGTCAGCAGGCTCAGCAGGCCCGGATAACAGGTGGTGGGTTCGAGTCCAAATCTTGCTACAACTGCTGGAAGAGGCTgcacagacagatggaaag GGCTAAAGCACTACAGGAGAGTCTAATTAAGCTGGTGGAGGCCTGTGGTGAAGAGTCTCATAACATGGACCGTTGGCTCAGTAAGCTTGAGAATTCAAAGTGGCTGTCTCACGTCCAAACCGCTCTGTCAACTGCTGGCCTGCTGGCAGAGTGTGTGGAGAG GGACGGTCATTCAGTTCTGGTTCATGGTTCTGAAGGGACAGATTCCACTTTGCTCATCAGCACTCTGGCTCAGGTCATCATGGACCCATGCTGCCGCACAGTGGAGGGCTTCCTGGCTCTGCTGGAGAGGGAATGggtacag GCAGGACACCCATTCCAGCAGCGATGTGCCCACTCAGCCTACTCCCACGCACGCCTCCAGCAGGAGTCTCCgctcttcctgctgctgctggactgtGTGTGGCAGCTGTGGCGTCAGTTCCCTCTGGCACTGGGCTTCTCTGAGGCACTGCTCCTGAGGCTGGCGACTGAGGCCTACGCCTCTGACTACGGCACCTTCCTTTGTAACAGCGATCAGGAGAG GTGTTCTCTAGGAGTGAAGGAGAAGACTCACTGTTTGTTCCAGGCCCTGCTGAGGCCCAAGGAGAGAGAGTATTACTCCAACCCCCTGTATGAGCGCACTGAACTTGCAATCTGGCCCTCAGTCCACCCTCAGTCCCTGCAGCTCTGGAGAG GCTTTTTTTTGAGGTGGACCCCTCAGGCTCGTCACCTGGAGGAGGCTCAGGAGGAAATAAGAAACATGGTCATCGAGTGGGGGAAGCTGGCACTCGTCACATAA
- the fam167b gene encoding protein FAM167A, with amino-acid sequence MDLKEFGEESAEGHAGDLDSVKALTEKLKLQTRRPSYLEWQERLQSRPWKESYSADSPAPGGQVASLPAILRNEDSELVGRSICGFDTIDDALEFLRKELREMQVQDNRLARQLIRLRGEIHQLKVEQVCDRHKEMLDDATYELEECGEESDLLCDIPMKAAFALSTPLKHLGLTKMNINSRRFSLC; translated from the exons ATGGATTTGAAAGAGTTTGGCGAGGAGTCCGCCGAGGGACACGCCGGGGACCTGGACAGCGTGAAAGCGCTCACGGAGAAGCTGAAGTTGCAGACCCGCAGACCGTCCTATCTGGAGTGGCAGGAGCGGCTTCAGAGTCGACCGTGGAAGGAGAGCTACTCAGCAGACAGCCCGGCTCCCGGAGGACAAGTCGCGTCCTTACCCGCTATTTTGCGAAATGAGGACTCGGAGCTGGTTGGGCGCAGCATCTGTGGCTTTGACACTATTGATGATGCTTTGGAGTTTCTGAGAAAAGAGCTG AGGGAGATGCAGGTTCAGGACAACCGTCTGGCCCGTCAGCTGATCCGCCTGCGCGGGGAGATTCACCAGCTGAAAGTGGAGCAGGTGTGCGACCGCCACAAGGAGATGCTGGACGATGCAACCTACGAGCTGGAGGAGTGCGGAGAGGAATCAGACCTGCTGTGTGACATCCCCATGAAGGCTGCCTTCGCTCTGTCCACCCCTCTGAAACACCTGGGCCTCACCAAGATGAACATCAACTCTAGGCGGTTCTCACTGTGTTGA